From a single Vitis riparia cultivar Riparia Gloire de Montpellier isolate 1030 unplaced genomic scaffold, EGFV_Vit.rip_1.0 scaffold823_pilon_pilon, whole genome shotgun sequence genomic region:
- the LOC117910715 gene encoding receptor-like protein EIX2 — MGGSPFQHFLGFFLLLLCFKSGFGSSLMVGDAKVGCRERERQALLHFKQGVVHDDNGVLSSWGNGEDKRDCCKWRGVECNNQTGHVIRLDLHGQGLGGRIDPSLAELQHLKHLNLSFNEFQGVLPTQLGNLSDLQSLDLASNEEMNCGNLDWLSDLPLLTHLDLSGVNLSKAIHWPQAINKMSSLTELYLSHTQLPWIIPTISISHINSSTSLVVLDLSNNGLTSSIYPWLFNSSSNLVHLDLSRNDLNGSILDSFGNMTTLAYLDLSSNQLEGEIPKSFSISLVHLDLSQNHLHGSIPDAFGNMTTLAYLDLSSNKLEGEIPKSLRDLCNLQRLLLSYNNLTGLLEKDFMACSSNTLEGLDLSHNQFRGSFPHLSGFSQLRVLYLGFNQLSGTLPESIGQLSQLEELSIPSNSLRGTVLANHLFGLSKLSYLDLAFNSLTVNISLEQVPQFQAQYIRLASCKLGPRFPNWLQTQKRLWELDISASGISDVIPNWFRNLPSDLRLLNISNNHISGTLPNLEATLFLEMDASSNCFEGSIPPSVFNAQWLDLSKNMLSGSISLLCGTTNQSSWGLSHVDFSNNRLSGELPKCWKQWKNLIVLNLDNNNFSGKIEDSIGLLDQLQTLHLRNNSLTGALPSSLKNCRDLRLIDLGKNKLSGKIPAWIGESLSDLIVVNLRSNEFKGSIPLNLCQLKKIQMLDLSSNNLSGTIPNCLNNLTAMAQNGSLVIAYEERSFVFDLSMAYIDNTLVQWKGKEQEYKRTLGLVKSIDFSNNKLTGEIPTQVTDLVELVSLNLSRNNLIGPIPSMIGQLKSLDFLDLSQNRLHGVIPYSLSQIAGLSVLDLSNNTLSGKIPSGTQLQSFNASTYEGNPELCGPPLLKKCPKDEPSFTGLSSKKEDIQDDANNIWFYGNIVLGFIIGFWGVCGTLIFNSSWRYAYFQFLSKIKDWLYMTTIVNMNKLRRSLQN, encoded by the exons ATGGGTGGAAGCCCCTTTCAACATTTTCTCGGTTTTTTTCTGCTTTTGCTGTGTTTCAAATCTGGGTTTGGATCCAGTTTGATGGTGGGTGATGCTAAAGTTGGGTgcagagagagggagagacagGCTCTCCTTCACTTCAAACAAGGTGTTGTCCATGACGACAATGGAGTGCTTTCTTCATGGGGGAATGGGGAAGACAAAAGGGATTGTTGCAAATGGAGAGGAGTGGAGTGCAACAACCAGACAGGTCATGTGATCAGGCTTGATCTTCATGGCCAAGGTTTGGGAGGTAGGATTGATCCTTCATTGGCAGAGTTGCAGCACTTGAAGCATTTGAACCTTAGCTTCAATGAGTTTCAAG GAGTTCTTCCCACTCAACTCGGAAATCTTTCAGACTTGCAATCCCTTGATCTCGCCTCTAATGAGGAAATGAACTGCGGAAACCTTGACTGGCTTTCTGACCTTCCTTTGTTAACACACCTTGACTTGAGTGGGGTTAATCTTAGTAAAGCAATCCATTGGCCACAAGCAATTAATAAAATGTCTTCCCTAACTGAGTTATACTTGAGCCACACTCAGCTTCCTTGGATTATTCCAACAATATCCATTTCCCATATTAATTCTTCTACTTCTCTTGTTGTGCTTGATCTCTCCAATAATGGTCTCACTTCTTCAATATACCCATGGTTGTTCAACTCCAGTAGCAACCTTGTTCATCTTGACCTCTCTCGTAATGATCTAAATGGTTCAATTCTGGATTCTTTTGGAAACATGACTACTCTGGCATATCTTGATCTCTCGTCTAATCAACTTGAAGGTGAGATTCCGAAGTCCTTTAGTATCAGCcttgttcatttggatctttcTCAGAACCATCTACATGGTTCAATTCCAGATGCTTTTGGAAACATGACAACTCTGGCATATCTTGATCTCTCTTCCAATAAACTTGAAGGTGAGATTCCGAAATCCTTGAGAGATTTATGTAATTTACAGAGATTACTGTTGTCTTATAACAATCTCACCGGACTTCTGGAAAAAGATTTTATGGCCTGCTCTAGTAACACATTAGAGGGTTTAGATTTATCTCATAATCAATTCAGAGGGTCATTTCCTCATCTTTCTGGATTTTCACAGTTGAGAGTGTTATATCTTGGATTCAATCAACTAAGTGGAACTTTACCTGAAAGTATTGGACAACTATCTCAACTTGAAGAGTTGTCCATTCCTTCAAATTCATTGCGAGGCACTGTCTTGGCAAATCACCTTTTTGGTCTCTCCAAACTGTCTTACTTGGACTTAGCTTTCAACTCCCTTACAGTCAACATAAGCCTTGAGCAAGTTCCCCAGTTTCAAGCCCAATATATAAGGTTGGCCTCCTGCAAATTAGGCCCACGTTTTCCTAATTGGCTTCAAACTCAGAAACGTTTGTGGGAACTTGATATCTCTGCTTCTGGAATTTCAGATGTCATTCCCAATTGGTTTCGGAATTTACCTTCAGATTTAAGATTGTTAAACATTTCCAACAATCACATCTCAGGCACTTTGCCAAATTTAGAAGCAACTCTTTTTTTGGAAATGGATGCGAGTTCAAATTGCTTCGAAGGTTCAATACCACCATCTGTTTTCAATGCTCAATGGTTGGATCTCTCCAAGAACATGCTTTCAGGATCAATTTCTTTACTGTGTGGGACTACTAATCAGTCTAGTTGGGGTTTGTCCCATGTTGATTTCTCAAATAATCGACTGTCAGGAGAACTACCCAAATGTTGGAAGCAGTGGAAAAATTTgattgttcttaatttggacaataataatttttctgggAAAATTGAAGATTCGATCGGCTTGTTAGATCAGCTGCAAACATTACATTTACGTAACAATAGTTTAACTGGAGCACTGCCTTCATCCTTAAAGAATTGCAGAGATTTGCGTCTTATAGATttgggaaaaaataaattgtcagGAAAAATACCGGCTTGGATTGGAGAAAGTCTATCAGATTTGATCGTTGTCAACCTAAGATCCAATGAATTTAAAGGAAGCATACCTTTAAATCTATGTCAactgaaaaaaattcaaatgttgGACCTCTCGAGCAACAATCTATCTGGTACTATACCAAATTGTCTCAACAATTTAACTGCCATGGCTCAGAATGGGAGTTTGGTCATTGCTTATGAAGAAAGATCGTTTGTTTTCGATTTATCAATGGCCTATATTGATAATACATTGGTtcaatggaaaggaaaagaacaagAGTACAAGAGAACTCTTGGGCTTGTAAAGAGCATTGATTTTTCGAATAACAAGTTAACCGGAGAAATTCCAACCCAAGTAACTGATTTGGTAGAATTGGTATCATTGAACTTATCAAGAAACAATTTGATTGGACCAATCCCTTCAATGATTGGTCAATTGAAATCATTGGATTTTCTTGATCTATCACAAAATCGGCTTCATGGTGTAATTCCATATAGTCTTTCTCAAATAGCTGGTCTAAGTGTTTTAGacctatcaaataacactttgtCGGGTAAAATTCCCTCAGGCACTCAATTACAAAGCTTTAATGCCTCCACATATGAGGGAAATCCTGAACTTTGTGGGCCACCTCTTTTGAAAAAGTGTCCAAAAGATGAACCCTCCTTCACTGGTCTTAGTAGCAAAAAAGAGGACATTCAAGATGATGCAAATAATATATGgttttatggaaatattgttCTTGGATTCATCATTGGATTTTGGGGAGTTTGCGGCACTTTAATATTCAATAGTTCATGGAGATATGCCTATTTCCAGTTCTTAAGCAAGATAAAAGATTGGTTGTACATGACAACAATcgtaaatatgaataaattacgAAGAAGCCTCCAAAATTAA
- the LOC117910717 gene encoding receptor-like protein EIX1, translating to MATSPFRYFISPFLLLLCFEACFRVGDAKVGCIERERQALLHFKQGVLDDYGLLSSWGNEEDKRDCCKWAGVECNNQTGHVIMLDLHAQSLGGKIGPSLAELQHLKHLNLSWNDFQGILPTQLGNLSNLQSLDLGNNYGDMTCENLDWLSHLPSLTHLDLSFVNLSKAIHWPQAINKMPSLTELYLRRTQLPPIIPTISISHINSSTSLAVLHLFNFSSSLVNLDLSLNELRGSIPDAFGDMTTLAHLDLHSNHLNGSIPDAFGNMTTLAYLDLSSNELRGSIPDAFGNMTTLAYLDLSLNELRGSIPDAFGNMTTLAYLDLSWNELRGSIPDAFGNMTSLAYLDLSRNQLEGKIPLGTQLQSFNASTYAGNPGLCGPPLLKRCLEDELGGVSFTSGLSSKKEDIQDDANNIWFYGNIVLGFIIGFWGVCGTLLFNSSWRYAYFQLLSKIKDWLYVTTIVNMNRIRRSLQG from the exons ATGGCTACAAGCCCCTTTCGATATTTTATTTCCCCTTTTCTGCTTTTGCTCTGTTTCGAAGCCTGTTTCAGGGTGGGTGACGCTAAAGTTGGGTGCATAGAGAGGGAGAGACAGGCTCTCCTTCACTTCAAACAAGGTGTTCTCGATGACTATGGACTTCTTTCTTCATGGGGGAATGAGGAAGACAAAAGAGATTGTTGCAAATGGGCAGGAGTGGAGTGTAACAACCAGACGGGTCATGTGATCATGCTTGATCTTCATGCCCAATCTTTGGGAGGTAAGATTGGTCCTTCATTGGCAGAGTTGCAGCACTTGAAGCATTTGAACCTCAGCTGGAATGATTTTCAAG GAATTCTTCCCACTCAACTTGGAAATCTTTCCAATTTGCAATCCCTTGATCTCGGCAATAATTATGGGGATATGACCTGTGAGAACCTTGACTGGCTTTCTCACCTTCCTTCGTTAACACACCTTGACTTGAGTTTTGTTAATCTTAGTAAAGCAATCCATTGGCCACAAGCAATTAATAAAATGCCTTCCCTAACTGAGTTATACTTGAGGCGTACTCAGCTTCCTCCGATTATTCCAACAATATCCATTTCCCATATTAATTCTTCTACTTCTCTTGCTGTGCTTCACTTGTTCAACTTCAGTAGCAGCCTTGTTAATCTTGATCTCTCTTTGAACGAGCTACGTGGTTCAATTCCGGATGCTTTTGGAGACATGACTACTCTGGCACACCTTGACCTTCATTCTAATCATCTAAATGGATCAATTCCGGATGCTTTTGGAAACATGACTACTCTGGCATATCTTGATCTCTCTTCGAACGAGCTACGTGGTTCAATTCCGGATGCTTTTGGAAACATGACTACTCTAGCATATCTTGATCTCTCTTTGAACGAGCTACGTGGTTCAATTCCGGATGCTTTTGGAAACATGACTACTCTGGCATATCTTGATCTCTCTTGGAACGAGCTACGTGGTTCAATTCCGGATGCTTTTGGAAACATGACTAGTCTGGCATATCTTGATCTCTCTCGGAATCAACTTGAAG GTAAAATTCCATTAGGCACTCAATTACAAAGCTTTAATGCCTCCACATATGCGGGAAATCCTGGACTTTGTGGACCACCTCTTTTGAAAAGGTGTCTTGAAGATGAACTTGGGGGAGTCTCCTTCACTAGTGGTCTTAGTAGTAAAAAAGAGGACATTCAAGATGATGCAAATAATATATGgttttatggaaatattgttCTTGGATTCATCATCGGATTTTGGGGAGTTTGCGGCACTTTACTATTCAATAGTTCATGGAGATATGCCTATTTCCAGTTGTTGAGCAAGATAAAGGATTGGTTGTACGTGACAACAATAGTAAATATGAATAGAATACGAAGGAGCCTACAAGGTTAA